The DNA window GCTTGATTACTTCGACCACGGCCTCCGGGTAGTCAGCCCAAGATCCGTGATCGTAAAACATGACCCGTTTCGGTTCGGAGGTCCGCTTGAAGTTGGAATAATTCTGGATCAGTGGGTCACGAGTATATGAGCATGGATAAACAGCGACTCTGAGACATTTGTCAATTCCTTCGATACCTTTCTTCGCCATCATTGTTGAATTGGGGGTGGAATCCATGGCTGAGTAAAGGTACAGATTGAGAAGCTCTGGGCGCAATCAGCTGCTAGAACTTCTGAGAGAGGGTCAAGTTTGCTTACCCAAGTTTTATAATGGGAACTGTAGACAACGGGTTTAGGAGACGAAATGACTGAATTGGCCCGAAACATAAGCCGGCGGTGGGGCAACATGCGAGGGTAAAATGGGGTTCTCATAGTTCATTTAGgtcaatttaatttaatggGCTAATTCGGATTGCTTCAGCCCAAAGAAACGAAGGATGATTGATTTTCACTCTTTTGACATTTCCAACGAAATTCTacacaaaaaattatttaaacttgACTGTATTAAAATTCTTTATTCCTTTCATTCTTATAGAACACCCTGACATTGCAAAACGTAGCTATAATCCTCATAATACAAAAATGACTAGCATTTCAACAAAATTGAGGAGTTATGTACAAAACAATTGTGCAAGATAGATATATATTCATGAGGTTCTGTATCCTGGCAGAACCTTTTCATATGGAACCATTCATGTCAATGTCGAACATGTACTGGATGAGCCCGTGCTGATTCTCTAGCCTTTGCTCGAAAAGGATATAGCACATGGAAGCATCGTATTTCGTATGACGCGTGAATAATATAATGATAATTTGGAAAGATCCTGTTAATTACTCCACCTTCAGCACTACCTTCATAAACTCGTAAACAAAGTAGCTTATTGACGCCGAAGGTAATACCTGAACAACAACAACCAAAGAACGAGACAGGCATGATTATCTATAGTTCCATTCATTTTAGAAAGTCGAGATAACAATAAGTACAGATGATTCTGAAAGACAATAAATATACCTGCAACAAGCTAGGAAAAAGACCAGCATAAAGAGCAGGAGCACCTCCTCTCTCTATTACTTTGAGAAAAGTGCCCAACGTGCTTAATCTTGATGCACGCCCTTGCAATTGGAGCTGCCGTCTTACAACCTCAAAAGGGTAGGTGACAGCTTCAGTACAAGCACCAGCAATGGCACCATGCAACAAAGTCCTGATCGGTCCCAGCTCCAGCTGGTCCAAGGCATTCAAGTCCTCAGCACGTTGTTTCATATTCTCTATTCTTTTTCTTCCTTCAGGTGAATGCAAGTAAGCTGATTTTAATATGTCATATACACCATAAAAAACAGCACCTGATGGCGCCATACTCAAAATGGATGGCACCAATCCCTTGTATAGAGAAAAGAACCCTTCACTTTGGATTACATGCTGAAAAGCACCTATTACACCACCCAATGCTTCCCCACCAGGGGCTACCAACTTGGTCCGAATCTGAAACATGCACATGCTATCATCAAGAACATGAACCCAACCAAGGAAATTAAAGTAAACCACATCGCACATGGGGAGTTGGGCAAGAATTTTCAGCCAATTTCCCAGGCATCTTTGGTTAAAAGTTTATCTAAAGCTAACCACTCGGTAtgtaaacaaaacaaaattggAAATTTCATTTCTAACCTCTCTCTCCTTCcacttaaatataaaatcattttacttCCCATTTTCAGTGTACCGGTTTCTTTCCCTATTACCAAACATATACAAAGTCAAAACTAATGAAGATGAAGCCACAATTGGACCTCCATAACCTGAACCTTACTTCTAAAGTTAAACTACAGTTGGTGAATAAAGTAAGCACGTGTTCGAAATAAGTTTAATCTGACATCTCCAAAGTACATCAAAACCAAGATATTTTTAAACTTAACGTACTAACCTCCAAAACCCACAATTTAACCTCTAGAAACAATGCTCCTTCATCAACAAATAAACACAATCACTCGACTTTTCAAAGGATAGATGTACCGAATCAACTGATTCAGTAACAGAAAAAGTAAATAAACGAAGCAAGTAATGAATTGCCACTCACGGTATCCAGTGGCAAGCAGAGTATCGTAGCCGTGATACCAGCTGCAGCACCAGCAAGAAACCTCTCGGAATTTGTGGTCTCTTCATTCCCAGACAACTTGAGAAGCCGCTTTCTATAGGTATCATAAGCACAAAAATTGATAGCCTTGAAAGGAGCAGTACGCAGAATATTAACCAAGTTCCCTTTCCAAAATCCCTGCCATCCTTGAGTCGTAGCTATTGATTTGATGAGGTCATGTAGCTTCTTTTTTTCACCCCGAACTATATATTCTAGCTTTAATCTCTCGAGGGGAGCAAGAAACGTTCTGAATCAGAAACAGTAATGAGGAATTCACGAAGGTCTCCAGattcaaatttttggaattgatgGTACTTAAATTGGAAGGAAAGTAACAAGAGAAATACGAGGCACCTGGAAACCATAGCAGCAACAGCCCCCGCCCACAAATGCTTGGTGGTGTTCACCGCGCCGCGACCACGTAACCTAAGTTGTGCGTTTTCTCCAGAATCCGTGGCCAATGGGGAACTCTCAGATACAATACTAACCACTCCATCTTTTCTATTCACCGACAGGCTCAGACACAAGAACTCATCACACTTTCTTGTCTGCCACTTTCCACGAACTAAAGAAggaatgttcccagaaaatctACTGTAAATTGAAGAAGGAATTGTATTATCATTGATGAACAATCCACCGGAATAGAATATCAAATCATCGTGGTTATGGGATGAATTTTTAATGTCAATCTGTGGCATTTCTGGTACGATACAATATCAGTGAGGAGAAGGACAAGGAATGTGGAGATGCTGGTGGATAACGTAGAACTGGGAGAAATGTAGATGGGCTTCAGGTCTGCCAAGTAGAAAGCCCACCAACCAGTTTGTGCATGAAATCAATTTTGAACTTGAACAAATTATACTGGTTCATAAGTTGACCAATGGCCATCAAAACATGTTTTAAAATCACTGAGTAGAACGAAGttaaatttcattttatttttagttgaaGTGATGATTGTTTTGTAGTGCATTTGGTTATCCCAAGAgtcaatatttttaatatttataataaaaactaatattttttcatgaataacccAAATATGACAAGAGTTTTTGTGCAAAACTTAATAGCCGAAAAACTATGCGATTGTGCTGATTTGGCTCATGGTTTTGTCAGCCTCATTTATTCTGTAGTTTAAACACACAATTCTTGGTTTCTGGGGTACTTGATTAACAATATCAACCAGCTGACAACAATACGTACATATGCGCATACATATCATATTTACATGGTTACAAACTCGAAAACAAAGATACATTATGTCACACAAATTGCAATATGTTAAAGGGCTTTGAGATATGTAAACAGCTAAAGCTTCAAGGACCGCCATGGTTCGAGTCACCTATCCAGCTTAAAAAAGTTTCGATATATTATGACATGAAGTCCAGAATGCTGCAGAGGTCGTCTTTGAAAGAGCtggattttaataaattttgttccATATATAGCACATAAGCTCAGTACAAGTAACAAAGCTGCACTACTAAAACGGGGTAGAGAGCTCCAAAACTAaacagaaataaaaaaaattctaagaaCTTTTGGATGCAGAAGAAGGTTATCTTCTATAAGTTGTCATATCACAAACAAGCAGCGAAACACTCTTGGAAATCATCCCATTGAAGAGCTTGTTACTTGCTTTTGATAGTAATTCAAGAAGAAATAAAACAGAATCTTGTTGAAAAACTGCTTCGACTCGACATTTCTCAGATGAAAAGGTCATACAAACGACCTTGTTCCAAGATGGATCTCACAAGTAAAACTCACAATCTTCAGTTCTCTTGCTTGCTATAGCCACGGTGGATGTTCAAGCAACATAAACAAGGTAAATTTCTTGTTTTCGGTCATAACTTTGTCACCAAATAACCTTTGACTAAATGACGTGTGATCACCTCAAATAGTGCCCTAAAACCTCAACATGCACCATCAGATCATTGATTCACCTTCATCATTGTGTCAGCACAACAAACTCGCAATATTGTGCttgtttgtttaattaattatagtTTTGAAACGTGTGATTCCAAATCTTCAATTGAAACTATGAGACGCCtgtataaatcattcaaattgaACTTTTATTTAACCCAAGTTCCAAATGTCACAAGAAAAGATAGTATATTCTCTCACAGAAAGAGAAATTTAAGATGGAAGCCTGGGCAGTAAATGATACCCCTCATGAGATTACATGAGCCATTTGAATACCTACCCCCAGGAGACTTTTGTCCAATATAAATAATACTTCAGCATAGAGCTTAGACTGCAGCCCATGAAAATGATTCCCCCATTAAACTCCAAAGATGTGCAAGTTTTAGCAATCATCGGTAACTTTGCAGGATGCCCAGGCAACATAGTTTAGTGCCTCCACATTTAACCCAGCAAAAAGGTTCTTGTTAGAAATTGAAAAGAAAAGGGTCTTTGTGCAAGTTCCCCTCGCCACGAAGTCTCCCACTAATATCATTGACTATAATACCACCAAGAAGTGTCGTCAAGATTACATGTCTCTCAAAGACACCTCAAAATTTACTGAACATACATACAATCTGTATAAattgattaaaaattaattgCATTGAACTGAGGAATCAGACGTCTAAAATTTAACGTCCAGCTCAAATCAAATTTATATTACCTGACTCAATATGGGTATAGCTGGTCAGGAAAGATTGGCTATTAGAGATACAAGACATTCACTACAGAGGCCCACGTCAAAACAATACACGACATTCAGTACAGAGGCCCACATCAAAACAAACTGGTAAAAATTCTAGTGTCTTACATATCCAGAATACATTCCAGAAACAACCCCAAGAGCTTCTAGGAAACCAGTGATTATAAAACGTGACTTTGGGAAAGTGAGCATCTCATCAGTAACGATGCCAGCTTGGTACCTCGAGTATAGCACAGCAAAATATATAGCCACATACCTGTGGATAATACATAACCATAATCTTTTGAATTCCATTAAATTTTCAATTACTAACTGCTACGTGttggggaaaacccataaaccgcagaatccatcacgttaaatcattaagaatttgactgaaaacttaagcgtaagcgtacctgaagccataatcctgaattctttagaaTGTGTCTTGATCTTCtagatctacgcgctctttccttgagagaatcATTTAGTTTCTattcagaactattttcttaatgggggagagaatagtgaaaatgataacgcgagatctggggaccatgacccatatttatatataatatttatcaatatcttctgatatttctgttttagcccatcataaaaacataaattacACTTACGTCTCTAAACATTAAAGGCCCACAAtccattagatacattaaagcccaataacccgaaacattaattgatcactttattttgggcttaacttaatagacaacgcacaacacataattattcacatataagcccatataaataaattgatccaacaatctcccacttgggctatatgtgcaactttataattatgtttgtgaaaataaccttATGAGTTCAAAATGGTTGTCATTCCGAAATGTATCTATAACCAATCCGgtccatcaatcacatcaacataggatcaaagcagtcttcgctacactcaaggtaactagactcatcaatggtcacatatgtcaacacaactgaatgacatggatcatgaagtggatgtgtagcatggaaatttcatgcaatgtgaccgtaacatgcctatttccaactggtcctcccttaaccttattgagatcaaactttaaatcataatcagagtgtgacttaacttgaaatttatttctgcagaaaataaatttatataactgtaactgaaaatgtctacaactgaaaagcatttaaaacaaCAAACTCCCACTAAAACTGAATTTCCTCAATTGACATAACACCCATACTAGCAATGTGCTCATGAAACTGTTTGGGTGGTAGTCCCTTAGTAAGCGGATCCGCCACCATGGAGTTTGTACCGATATGCTCAATAGACAACTTTCCActctgaattctttctttaacaaccagaaacttgatgtcaatgtgttttgacttcgtcgagctcctgttgttattgtaatacataactgctgatttattgtcacaatgTAATCTTAGTGGCCTTTCAATGCCATCAACAATGCGCAGTCCCGTGACAAAATTTTGCAGCCATATTCCATGATTGGATGCCTCATAACACACTACAAACTCAGCTGCCATGGTGAAAGAAGCTATAAGAGACTGTTTAGCACTCTTCCAGGAAATAGCACCTCCAGCAAGGAGATAGATGTAGCCCGACGTCGATTTCATACTATCTTGGCATCCAGCAAAATCGGAGTCAGTATACCCAATGATCTCAAGCTGATCCAACCTCCGATATA is part of the Primulina tabacum isolate GXHZ01 chromosome 18, ASM2559414v2, whole genome shotgun sequence genome and encodes:
- the LOC142532673 gene encoding putative mitochondrial adenine nucleotide transporter BTL3 gives rise to the protein MPQIDIKNSSHNHDDLIFYSGGLFINDNTIPSSIYSRFSGNIPSLVRGKWQTRKCDEFLCLSLSVNRKDGVVSIVSESSPLATDSGENAQLRLRGRGAVNTTKHLWAGAVAAMVSRTFLAPLERLKLEYIVRGEKKKLHDLIKSIATTQGWQGFWKGNLVNILRTAPFKAINFCAYDTYRKRLLKLSGNEETTNSERFLAGAAAGITATILCLPLDTIRTKLVAPGGEALGGVIGAFQHVIQSEGFFSLYKGLVPSILSMAPSGAVFYGVYDILKSAYLHSPEGRKRIENMKQRAEDLNALDQLELGPIRTLLHGAIAGACTEAVTYPFEVVRRQLQLQGRASRLSTLGTFLKVIERGGAPALYAGLFPSLLQVLPSASISYFVYEFMKVVLKVE